AAAATGGAGGGAAGAACAAAAAGCAAGATTAGAGGAAAAAGGTATTCGTCTAAAACGGacttaattttaataaaattttacTATATAACATACAAATTCACATACACATATAAAAACATAATAACAAACTTATTTTGTAATATTAAGTTACTAtttcttaattattatttatttttgtgTACATATAATTTGTTCAGATgcagaagaagaaaagaagaaagaagagtGGAAAGAAGCTGCAAAAAAAGAATTGGAAGAATGGTATAAACATCATGCAGAAGCTATTAGTAAAACAAAAACTACAAACAggtaatatttaaaattgctATTTTGGTCAGTGTAAttttgtataatatattttcgatatattttttataaatataacTTTTAAGTGTACACTTGCAATTAAACCTCTTGTTCTCTATAaagttataaatattttatttaaaatatgtaCTCtacatattattatatattattttcattCTGCTTCTTAGGGAGTCAGCCAAGTAAGTTACACTATTTTTTTTGCATGTATAATTGCATTGCATTGCTGCACAATATAGCTTGCTTACTCAATTCATAAACTCACTTGCAGAATAATAGAAATATCAAGTATTTTAGTATATGTTAGCTGCTTTTTAGTAACAATTTTCATATACATATAGTATTTTGTGCTTGATGCAATTATACTTGAGATTTCATTTGTTTCTAATCATATCGTTTACAAGTCTCGCGCTTTATGTTAAGAACAATTGTTAGAATAAACATTGTAAGATTTTATTACTTTTATAGTCTTATGAATTGTATATGTGCCATATAAATGTTACAATGAATTTTTGGTCATTTATTATCAagatattaaaatattttaaagatatgttaataattatatatttaacgtTAAACATTATCATTATATACTTTATAAAGGTTAAGAAATTGTTATTTAATTatgtttaatttttttaatgttgtaACGCTTATTTTTTAACTTATTCATATGTGAATGTACAAAAGTAAACTTTTTGTTTAGCAATATTTGgttaaaatgttttattttgataaaaaataaatattgatatatttatatattaatttttttacataaattacagcctccatttttttatttgtttgttTATGAACCTTATCTTGTTTGTCAAAGATAAGTAACAAAGTATAAGATTCTTTCATGCAAATGGAAATTGTTTGAAGaagttctaagtgttatgttgcTATATGTGCTACATACGTGAAACGGAAACAGAATCGTTGAACGTATACACTGCAATGGCATTagtgcatttacattgtaaaaGAACTGTTGCATTAAAGTTTTGCACAAGTTTCAATATgtgtaatataatatatttatctgCAGGAATGCAGAAAAACAATTTGTAGCAGAAGCTGATGAAGTAGAGCCAGGGACTGAATGGGAACGCATTGCCAAACTCTGCGATTTTAACCCTAaatcttctcgcacttccaaaGACGTTTCTCGCATGCGTTCAATCATTTTGCAATTGAAACAAACACCGCCGGCTCCAGTCAGTCTTTGATCAAATTAATTAATTGGTATGGAATATCAATACACGTGTATATCTATTACCAGACATAGTACATTAAAGAAAATTTTATACACAGGTTACAATATCATTGGAAAAAAGAGACCGTTAAACGATCTGTTAAATGAAAAATGTAATGTTATTGCAAATAAAGGTTATTAATAGCAAATGTATGCATAAAATATTAAACTGAAAAGTAAAATGTACAATATAATTACTAAtgttgttgaaaataaaaataaacataATCTATAGTCTATCCTTgcacaaatgaatttaaatataaatggtaatttataaaacaatatataaaagtttcataaattattttaattatatataaaacttTATGAAAATATATCATTTTTAGTATACTTAGTATTTTTCAAAGtatacaaatgctatttaacaAATAATTCTCATTGTGCGTAATATAAAAAATTCATACAGCTTTAGTTTTATACACTGTTTAACACCTTGACATTTGGTATGTCTAGTTCATGATCAATTTTCTTCTAATCGTCTGCATATTATTTATTCTGAAAGCAACAAACAATTAATAACTATACACTTAGAACATTAATGAAAGCAACTTATTACGTCATGGAAAAAAGGAATGAtagtatttaaaaaattaataccTATGTAAATCACATGTCATAGCAAGTTGCATGTCATGTTGCCAGAGGTAAATATTTGGATATGTAGTGGAATTAAGTGATGTAGATACTGCATTATAAACAGCATAATCCAACTTTGTTGGCGCTGGCCTATAAAACATAAAAAGATAAGTAAAAAATTGTGTGTACTGTACTTGTAATATATTtccatgaaaatatttattctgataaataaaataatttattttagtgTTATATATTTTACCCCTCAAGAAATACTCCGGGGCGTTCCTCTGCATTTTGCATTTCATCATCAGAACTATCCACCGTCAATTTTGGTGATGATGGCGGCGTAAAAAATTCTAGTTCATCTAaaagataaaaatattttatttacgaatactttccACATTACACATTTCcttatataaattattattaaaatatattgcAACCCTTACCTACATTATTCTGATCTTGCATATCTAATGTAAGCAATGAACATGACTTTAATTTATTACATAAATAATCTATATCATTAACTGCTTGTATTTTTGAACTTTCATTTGACTTAGTTTTGTTATCATTTAATGTCTGTGAAAAAAAGTTAGACATATGATAGTTAtaaacaagtatgaaattagatcaGTATTATTTTATACCTGATGATAATGAAATAATTGATCCTGAAATTTATGTTCCAAATACTTTTCTAGTTTCATTAAACCCTCTGTAGTACGAAAATCTGCAAAATCATTCAGAAATGGCCAATATTCCTTCCAAGATACTTGATACTCCTCTGCCAAATCTCTGAAAATCATATACtcaatttcaatttttatttaaatcgaTTTAGTTCATAAGCTCTCTCTTTAGGTTACAGAAACATTCAATCTCCATCTATTAAACTGCATGCAATTATGTAAACACTCATTGAAATATTGAAGGATAAATATATTTATAGATTTTTGTTACGAATGTTGTATAATATACCTTCCCACGCGTTCAAGTCCTTTTTCTGCATCTTGTAATCTTAAAGTTATATTATTAATGAGACTATTTGCAATGTTTGGTTCATCAGTCATTTTCCTTTTAATCGGAGACATATGAAGACGCGGAGGCGTTTTCCACTTTTTCCTAAACTCTAATGCTCGAGATTTTGTCATTGGTCCAGCAAATGCACGTACCTCCAAACGTGGACTAATTGGATCCGTGTTCAAACtctacaaaaatattatttgtaaaatattatataatctAAATTAAGATATTTTAACATACTAAAGGTCTAGTAGGAGAGAAAGGTTCCCCAATCACAGGTTGCAATGAATTATCATCAGATCTTAACACAGGTACATAATACTGTTCTTCTAATAGAAAACGAATTTCTTTTTTCAACTCTTCATCATCCTGAAAAGTTCTGCTACAAATTATCTGCAATGTTAGAAAGagtataattaaaataatattatttgcaaaataatttaatattacTTGTAAAGACATACAGAAAGTGATAATAAGGATATagacaaaaaataataaattaagtaATAAATATTCTTCGTAAAAATGTTTTGAGTAGTTTGTTACGTACATCTATCGGAAGCTGTTTATATTTGTTTGGTAATGTTTTTATACAACATGGATATGAAATAAGAACTCGAACTACATCTTTTAAACCAAATTTAACTGCAAAATGTAATGGAGTTTCATTCAATCCTTTATCAGgtgtatttaaatataaatctaACATGATCTGCGCACGATCCACATAACTTTCGCATTCATCACCATAAAGTAACTTTATAAAGTCTGCATTTCCGACAGTGTTTAATATTAACTCACACATATCTGGTCTGCCTGCTTTAACTGCAATATGTAATGCATTATAACGGCATCCTTCCTATATCAAGTGAAAAAAATGTTCAtatattatattctttagacTAATAAGCACAGTGTACtttaatgaaatttattttGAGACATATTAGATCATTGATGGCTAACATAAACAATAAAAAAACATCTTACTTGCAAAATTGCAGGTGTATCTCCACTACCAATTAAATATCTTGGATTTCCCCATACTGTAGTTTTAACATCATACAAATCGCCATAATGAATTAATTTCTTAAAACATACAAGCTCTTGAGGTTGCGGGGTCTTAAAATTATTTGATTTCTCTTCAACTACAGGTACTGTAATAGGTACTGGTTTATTATTCATATAGTTTCCTTTCTCAAAACCAGTCCTAGCATATTCTTCAGCTTCTGATCGTTTTTTAAATGATTTTAAACGTCCAGTTTTAAATTCTTTAATTATTTTCAAAGCTTCTGCTTTATCCTGATAGACTCGAATATTCTCTATAACATTTAAATATGTATCACTGACATTATTCAAATACAAACATtaacaaacataaaaatgtaatcACTTTTTATTCTTATATATTTACCTTTAGAATAGTTCTCTGTTGAGGAATTAACATTTTCTTCAGGTATATATACAGCATGAAAAACTGTTTCACTTGATACACTAGAATTTCCAGGAGTCATGTGTAATGTTTGCAGTGTTTGCTCGTTCTCATCCATTGAAACTtcgctttcttcttttttttttcaaattataTTAACGCATTTAGTCTTTTATTGGTTATGTATCGCATAGGAAGATGTCGAAAAATGCATATTAAAATTGCCCGATCTCAGTGTAATTTTTAGAAATTTATGACTAATATCTGCTGTTATTTTTCTAATGTGTCATTAATATTTTCCTTTCTTGTAATACACAATTTACTTAAAAGCTTATACTTTATAATTTTTAAGAGGCGTTATAGTTGAAATTTACATCGCTTTAAGAAATAAACTTCTTAAATATCTAAAAGTTGGTACTAAATACTAAATGTTTCTTCTAACTTGCTACGCGATTATTCTGAGCCACGAAGAAAGTGAAAATTTTATAGCTTCTATACGAAATATAAACTTTCAAAAGCATAAGACAAAAACCTATATGATATAAGCATACTATATATTAAAAGTTGAATTTAATTTTTAAGATACTAAAACAATCGAATAAGTAATTTCAAAAGTGTATACGCTGCGAATACTATATTTATAAAATCAATATTTCATAAAATACTAAACACATAATTTTCTTATGCATAACGGAAAATACTTAAAACTCAAAATCAATTCGTAACAAATTGTCATTTACAAAACCAACCAATCCCAGCCAGATTCAAGATCGTCGACCAATGATTTTAAATGGAAAGTAATTATGCATATTTCTATTCGTAGTATTATAATGTAAAGTAATTTGTTTAATTCTAAGTATTTTAACTTTCATATCGCTATTAATCATATAATAATGAAAGGAAaaaacattaatttgaatgaaataatttaatataaaaataaaacacCACTTTTTAcacaataattattataatatattattataaacaACAGTAGTTTGATTAtaattttatcgtttctttAGTGTAAAATTTTATATATGCTCAATATTGCAAATAAAAGATATctttcatttgaattcattACATTATATTACATTATATCATACTACGAAAACGTCATTGACGTATGCAAATATTTTTGAAGACACTTGTTTCGCCGATAAAATATATGTAGTACACCTGTAGACCATTACGTAATGAATGAGTTTAAGAACGCTGAGTAGGCGGAGTCATCACCACACCATCGCGACTGACCAATGAGAAATCTAGTAAGTATTTACAAATTATACGTCATCAAATGTGTATTATCTCTTTAGCTGTTTGTAAcatgtatttttttttaaatcatacTCAAGATTAGGCTTGAGAGTTTCAGGAGACTGTTGTTGCTGCAAAGGACTATTGATAGTTCGAACTTGGACGTCATGCGAAGTAGTACGTCGTTCAAAGCACTTTCTTAATAAGTGATGTTCATAGTGTCATAGAAAGGGAAttagtatttattttattatctattGTAGAATTACTCTTTATCGTCAATTTAAACAAAATAATAGACAAAGACTACCACGCATAAGAGAATTCCGAAATGAATTTATCGTTTGCTGGTTGTGGCTTTCTTGGTATTTACCACGTTGGTGTGGCAGTGTGCTTCAAGAAATACGCTCCTCATTTGCTCTTGGATAAGATTAGCGGTGCATCGATTGGTGCTATCGCTGCTTGTTGTCTTCTTTGTGACTTACCCCTCGGTGAGTGAACTCCTTTGTTTATATATCTACCAGATATATAGTATCTTAAATAATTAGTTTTCCAGCGTTATGCTTCGGTTTATACATATATCCCGATATTATACATTTCACGTTTTGTATCCATTACAGACGCGTGCACACTCATTGCAGTTATCTTCATTTGTTTTTCCTTTTATCATGTCtattaattgcgatgtcgcAATGTAATGTATAATTAAATTCATGTTTGGATGCTGTCAGGCTAAACTTATAACTGTCAGTTTAACTTTATAAATCTCTTCTAAACCTTCCAGCCTCATTCATATTAATAAACATGACAAATTCTGAAGTTATTCATATATTATTGTTACTAAAGCATTACATGATTCACAGTTAATacataaattaatatatttttcagCTATATAAATAGAAATTATAAGAATAAGTACTTAATTCAAATTTATAAAGTGTAATTGTCGTAGTTATGTTGTTaattaaatttcaaaattattcATAGAAATTCTATAAAGTTCGTCATCTTATGGATAAATCTTTTAACTAGGTCAAGCTTAGAATAAATAAATTGGGAGTAGTAGCAAGAACATTTATCAAATGTTTTTCTTTGCAAGAGACTGGTAATAAATGTATGTATAACATGATACAAGTAAATGCATTAGACATATTGACATGACTTACTACGCAAACCATTTTTTAATGTGATAAGAAGTTATCGTATTGTGTGAAGGAGAAGCATTATTCTTGTTAGTAATAATTCATCAGAATAATTCTTACATATTTGTTTAATGATGTAAAATTAAACAATCAAAAAACCATTTTTAAGATGATCTTGATAAATATTCAATCATAAACAAATATTCTTAAAATAATGTATGATATATAATTACCAGATAATatcataaatacatatttacatacttgtaaaatttaaaaagaaatctaTTAATGTAATACATATTTTGAAGATTTGTAATTTTTATATCCAtttaaaattttatataaattctATAAAagcatattttttaaaatttttaatgtaaattatataaatGGATGACATAAATTatgtaaattttaattaaaatcgtaAATAAATTCATATGTAATTACGGGACATCTAAATAGAGCGCGGATATTTTTAAGTATTTTTTACATAGGTACCTACGAAAAAAATGGTataagcgaatgctaaattttaCACTACCATGGTCAACCAGATATTCGATGCTTGCTCATAATACGAAACTTGTAACTGACTTTCAATTAAACATTTGAAACTAATATTACACGGTTATTAGAACACATTAGTATTTTTTGTAGTTTCCTCGATTTTTCGATAAATATTCTTGCATTATTCTTTTGTTTCTGAAATTATTTACATAACATTCTGGACATTTTTTTCCGCGTATGTACTTCCGTATCGCTCTTTATATAAGGTCATTATAAAATACATTTGCCGATGTTAAATCGAAGatacataaaaataattttttatatcgGCAAATCAGTATTCGATTAATAAAAAGAATAGAATAAAAGAAAGTACAAAGATGGTACAAATTTATTGCTTTAATCGATAATTCAAGGCGATGATTCAAGCACATTGCATGAAGCAATTAGTTTATCCTTATCGAATTCCTTTGTTTGATTTAGATATAGCATTTTAATAAATGAATCCGACTTCTTCGTAAAAATGAAGTGAGTTTATACATTGAACTTCTTCAGATGCAATCAGTTTCATTGTACAGGAATTTTATATTTCGAATGTAACGTGTTTAATCATGTACACCTACAGAGTAAATACTAAACAACTTAATCGCTTTAAGAATATCAGCCAATTAAGTCACGCATTTTGCGTATTAATTATTCGATTGCACACTCGGTTATTATTCATCCGCAAATACGTAGTTTAATTAAAAGCGGAACAGTTTGAAATAATAAATTGTtgacattatatcctataattatTTACGTAATCTATGACGCAAACGTTTTCACAATATTTCTTTAGTGGTAAAAACATATTTAAGGTCATGCCTTGGCTAGTGCAATAAACTGCGTAGTGTTACTACGGATTGTGAATGTGTATCAACATATTTGTGGTTAATAGATATCTACattgttatattatatatataataagcgatgtcattatatgaaatatttaaaacagtATATTCTAGAAAACAAATAGTGGATAGCAAAAATTGAGCATTCATTTGTTTCTTCTGTAATAATCCACGAACTAACAAATTAGTAAATCTA
The window above is part of the Xylocopa sonorina isolate GNS202 chromosome 3, iyXylSono1_principal, whole genome shotgun sequence genome. Proteins encoded here:
- the Clc gene encoding clathrin light chain isoform X1 is translated as MDAFGDNFVNEQEVDPVAEFVAREQDQLAGLENEIPPVSISAPATAINTDVGPGGDAEGSFEIIDAIGQPPDAQAHSVIEPTFKPPPVKEEPEKIRKWREEQKARLEEKDAEEEKKKEEWKEAAKKELEEWYKHHAEAISKTKTTNRESAKNAEKQFVAEADEVEPGTEWERIAKLCDFNPKSSRTSKDVSRMRSIILQLKQTPPAPVSL
- the Ankle2 gene encoding ankyrin repeat and LEM domain-containing protein 2 isoform X1 gives rise to the protein MDENEQTLQTLHMTPGNSSVSSETVFHAVYIPEENVNSSTENYSKENIRVYQDKAEALKIIKEFKTGRLKSFKKRSEAEEYARTGFEKGNYMNNKPVPITVPVVEEKSNNFKTPQPQELVCFKKLIHYGDLYDVKTTVWGNPRYLIGSGDTPAILQEGCRYNALHIAVKAGRPDMCELILNTVGNADFIKLLYGDECESYVDRAQIMLDLYLNTPDKGLNETPLHFAVKFGLKDVVRVLISYPCCIKTLPNKYKQLPIDIICSRTFQDDEELKKEIRFLLEEQYYVPVLRSDDNSLQPVIGEPFSPTRPLSLNTDPISPRLEVRAFAGPMTKSRALEFRKKWKTPPRLHMSPIKRKMTDEPNIANSLINNITLRLQDAEKGLERVGRDLAEEYQVSWKEYWPFLNDFADFRTTEGLMKLEKYLEHKFQDQLFHYHQTLNDNKTKSNESSKIQAVNDIDYLCNKLKSCSLLTLDMQDQNNVDELEFFTPPSSPKLTVDSSDDEMQNAEERPGVFLEGPAPTKLDYAVYNAVSTSLNSTTYPNIYLWQHDMQLAMTCDLHRINNMQTIRRKLIMN
- the Clc gene encoding clathrin light chain isoform X2 codes for the protein MDAFGDNFVNEQEVDPVAEFVAREQDQLAGLENEIPPVSISAPATAINTDVGPGGDAEGSFEIIDAIGQPPDAQAHSVIEPTFKPPPVKEEPEKIRKWREEQKARLEEKDAEEEKKKEEWKEAAKKELEEWYKHHAEAISKTKTTNRNAEKQFVAEADEVEPGTEWERIAKLCDFNPKSSRTSKDVSRMRSIILQLKQTPPAPVSL
- the Ankle2 gene encoding ankyrin repeat and LEM domain-containing protein 2 isoform X2, yielding MDENEQTLQTLHMTPGNSSVSSETVFHAVYIPEENVNSSTENYSKENIRVYQDKAEALKIIKEFKTGRLKSFKKRSEAEEYARTGFEKGNYMNNKPVPITVPVVEEKSNNFKTPQPQELVCFKKLIHYGDLYDVKTTVWGNPRYLIGSGDTPAILQEGCRYNALHIAVKAGRPDMFKFGLKDVVRVLISYPCCIKTLPNKYKQLPIDIICSRTFQDDEELKKEIRFLLEEQYYVPVLRSDDNSLQPVIGEPFSPTRPLSLNTDPISPRLEVRAFAGPMTKSRALEFRKKWKTPPRLHMSPIKRKMTDEPNIANSLINNITLRLQDAEKGLERVGRDLAEEYQVSWKEYWPFLNDFADFRTTEGLMKLEKYLEHKFQDQLFHYHQTLNDNKTKSNESSKIQAVNDIDYLCNKLKSCSLLTLDMQDQNNVDELEFFTPPSSPKLTVDSSDDEMQNAEERPGVFLEGPAPTKLDYAVYNAVSTSLNSTTYPNIYLWQHDMQLAMTCDLHRINNMQTIRRKLIMN